The following nucleotide sequence is from Halictus rubicundus isolate RS-2024b chromosome 7, iyHalRubi1_principal, whole genome shotgun sequence.
TCCAAGgttcttgtggatctagttccaacatttatcgttcgtcagcgtagagagTGTAAGAAATCGAGTGGTTTTtgcgatgtcggtatttcagattgtgagacacgaaaccccatatgatggttggtctactcctgtacttCGCCTATgctactatttatttatttaaatttgccaTATTATCGAGATCGCTACAATTTTTCCTGACGTCGGTATACAAACATTGCGTGAcacgaaatataataaatataaggtTTTTGATCTACTCTCATGCATTGTCTATGATTGTATCTTTAAAATAACATTGTAGATGGCACCACAATGTAGAAAAATATGATGGCGTGCACATCTTCGTTTTAGTTCGTGCAGcattaaatctaaaaaaatcatttcaaaCCGTCGTAACTATAAATCAAAATTTATGTGCCCTGAACGAAGTACGTAGGAACTTCATTCCGCATAATACACTTTACTTTTCATGTACAGATTAATAAGACTCAATTAATTAGCGGCATAAGTACTTTTCGAACAAAGGATACGCGGTTTGTGAAATTTCGGCAACTACGAATGGCACAACGTAAGCCAATTCTTCAGCATTAAAAATGGGAAACCTTAGACAAAATATTCTTGCAAATTCAAAGATACGATAAAACGTATGCAACGGTCGAATGGCTCGCGCCAACGAAATGCTAAACGTTTCGGTTTAGAGTTTAGATGCGCTGTCCCGGCGACGTAACAGGGTATTTTGCTTTTTTCGTCCGTGCAGCTACAGAGAGAAATCTGTGGGAGTCCCGCACGTCCTACGCATCTCTTTTAAGGAAAAGCCTTTGGACAGCTCACTTTTTCGTCGAGAGGTCTCGATTTATCACATCACGTATTTTTCTGAGCCTTTGAAGGAGGGGCGGAAGAGTACCTAACGCTCACGTATTGTCCATCCAGTCCATCCCACGGCTCTTGGAAAGGATCCGGCAACGCAAAAATGCTAAATCTCTAGATCGCACAATAGGTAGATCAGGTAGATCAATAATTCACCAGACACCAGAAGGTCACGCACGAAAGCAATTAATTCCCGAATCAGATTGGACTGGAGGGCCCGATCCTTTGTGCAAAATCTTGCTACGTTACCGTACATTAACCCTTCAGAGACAACGTGTGTGAACTGTATTGACTCTGacgaatatttcaaaatgtatTACCCGAGGTCAGATCCTGAGGAGCAATACACTTTCATGCATCGTTGTTCCTAAATTATCAACAAGTTATGGTAACATCGAACGATCGGGTGCCGTCCTTGAAGGGTTAATTTTTTAGTTGTATAATTATGGTGGACACTAATATTTTATGCTGAATTCATGTCTTAATACAGTTATGCAATGTACTGGTAACACAAGAAAGAACCTTCTTCGGTTGGCCGATAATGTGTGAAATGCGTATCCCTGACGAGATGGGTGTGTACAGAATGGCGCTGTCAATTGACCATCTGCCGTCGTCAACAATGACAAGATGCTCTTtcctttatttatttcataGAATGCGAGAAGAATTGATTTTGCTAAAATGCACGATTAATATCATTAATAGCagataaaattcatttttcgtattcgaattaatattaatatttctgttTATGAAATCTCTCGTGAATTAACGTTTATACTTTCGGTTTACAAAATTCTTGGACTTGTCTCGTTAAAGCAGTATTGCGTTGATCACGACCGGGTTATATTTGGAAATCTTGTGCGAGACTGCAGGAGATGAAATACTGTAAAGAGGTCAGAAACCGTGGTAAGGTGAGATCGCAGAATCAAGAGTAGAGAGCGGATACGGTTTGTGCTCGTGGGCAGGAAGTAGATCAACTTCAATTCATTGTATAATGAATTCAGTAAAAAGATCGTGCGTTGCTCTTGAAAATATATTCCTCGTATAAATATCATTTCTCTCCTTTACTCTCCACAGCTTACCCAAACAATCATCACTGACAATCTAATTACTATATCTTTTAATGATAAGAATTGAGTTACAGCGAAACTGATATATAATTTCTGTGTGATAGGAACATCCCAGTCTCGCTTTTATTACGGCGACAAACTTATAGAACACTCGGTATATAGCGAGAAAATCAATACCTGAGACGGGTCTATGTAAACTTGATATTGCAAACCCCATGGGTGCGTTGAACTGGTAGTCCTTAAATTCTATGTACATCATTACTAATTAaacaataatattaaataattatatacaataaataaaatgaaaaataaacgaaaaaatttaataatatattatagccCAAATTTGAGCAAAAAGTAATCTGATTAATGAAATCATGATTAATGATTACGATTGCTAAATAATCCAGTAATCATGATTACTAAATTGTTCTAGTAACGATTAATTATTACTCTGATTCCTTTTCGTAATCAATTACAAAAGTAATAACACAATAATCGATTAATGCCTAATTCTAATTATAGTACAATTTTAGTTTCAACGAATTCTTTTTGTAATCTCTGGAACTGGAAATATACCCGTCTACATTTACAAACTATGTAGTGTATATATgttcataaaaattacaataataatagAACGTTAATTAGAAAATGCATGGATATATTTTGAAACAGCAAATCCTCTCGGCCGTTACCATTTCAGCTGCATGTGCACTGCTATTTTAACGGAATATCCAAATGCCTATGAAGTCTATATATAGCCATAACAGAGACagatgtataaaatatatatagcaTAAGAACCGAATAGAAAGTCGTTAGCAAGGATAAGCGACTTAAGAAACGAAAAGATGCATCCTTCAATACCATGATTCCTTCGACAGAACAAGACTTAAAAGATTGTTGTAACTAAAACGTTGTTGTAACGTATCAACCGTTATGGAACGGAGACACGAATTACATGAGTCACCAATCAAAATGCACGATCCAAATATGGAAGAAACCATCGCCCATACTGTTGAATTCCCATCCATAAAGCCCTGCAGATTTCTCTCGCTCCGCGACGAGCTACTCTAATTAAACGTTTATTAAGTTTACCCATTGACTTCCCGTAGGTCGATGAATGAATATGTTGCCGTTAAAGTTAATGAAACAATTGATTATATCGTCATTGCTGGGACTATATTTTCCGTAAAAGGTCGGTGTGTTCTGGCGTCCGTGGGTACTGCGGTCGAGGGAACACCAATCGCGAGAGAGAATGAGGCCATCGGTGACCAATCGAAGCGCGCTGACGAAGCCGTTCACCGAGGGTATAAATAGCTGTTCCAACGGCCGGCGTTACATTCGATTCAGGTTCTTGGACGGAGGTGTTAGCGAAAGCTCCATTACTTGCTTTAGCCAATTATCGACGTCTCACGACCGTTTCTACTTCGTTTTTGCTGAATTTTGAACCTTTACCTACCACAAAATGGTGAGTTCTCGTCTATTTACCGATATTTCCAGTAATCTTGAAAAAGGCGTTGTCTTGTTGCCAAGGGCATGGGCAGCCATCTTGTAACGGTCAAATACCGGCCGGCTTTCGGCTTCGAGTTTTACAATAACGGGTCTTCCATTAGATTCCATTCTCGTTTCTTAATATCATTAATTTCGTATAATATTAAAGTCTGTAATATACTATTTGAACATTTTTCGTTTATACCGGCGCTAAGTATTTTTTGTTAACATTTTTTGAACGTGCTTTTCCGAATTAATTCATTGACTAAAGTGTCGGttgttatataaaataatttttcgaaattgcaattgttgcaaattttttattttctataaaaatctgcaatctatttACAACGATATATTCATATCAATTTtcgtaatattaaaatatattttataattttcagcGTGAGTGTATCTCGGTTCATGTTGGACAAGCTGGAGTCCAGATCGGTAATGCCTGCTGGGAATTGTATTGTCTGGAGCATGGCATCCAGCCTGATGGCCAGATGCCATCTGACAAAACTATTGGAGGGGGTGACGACAGTTTCAACACCTTCTTCAGCGAGACTGGTGCAGGGAAACATGTGCCCAGGGCAGTGTTCATTGACTTGGAACCTACAGTAGTCGGTAAGTTTTTCTTTTGTTACAAAtggtattaatttttcaataaatacgTTCTCGTACAAAGTAAAAGTTTTGAAATTTAGAactagtaataaaaattttcaaactataataaaatttcttgtAATTTTCAGACGAAGTACGTACTGGTACGTATCGCCAGCTCTTCCACCCGGAACAGTTGATCACCGGCAAAGAGGACGCAGCGAACAATTACGCTCGTGGTCACTACACAATTGGAAAGGAGATTGTCGATCTCGTGTTGGACCGAATCCGTAAATTGTCCGACCAATGTACCGGTCTGCAAGGTTTTCTGATTTTCCACTCGTTCGGCGGAGGTACCGGCTCTGGGTTCACTTCCCTCTTGATGGAGCGTCTTTCCGTCGACTACGGCAAGAAATCGAAATTGGAATTCGCTATCTACCCTGCACCCCAAGTCTCCACAGCAGTCGTCGAGCCGTACAATTCGATTCTCACGACGCACACCACCCTCGAACATTCCGATTGCGCGTTTATGGTCGACAACGAGGCCATCTACGACATCTGCCGTCGTAACTTGGACATCGAGAGACCCACCTACACGAACTTGAATAGACTGATCGGCCAAATTGTATCCTCCATCACCGCTTCTCTACGATTTGACGGCGCCCTGAATGTGGACTTGACAGAGTTCCAAACGAACTTGGTACCCTACCCGAGGATTCACTTCCCGTTGGTAACTTACGCGCCGGTCATCTCCGCGGAGAAGGCGTATCACGAGCAGCTCTCTGTATCAGAGATTACGAACGCCTGTTTCGAGCCAGCGAACCAGATGGTCAAGTGCGATCCGCGGCACGGCAAATACATGGCCTGCTGCATGCTCTACAGAGGCGATGTCGTGCCGAAGGACGTGAACGCGGCGATTGCCACCATCAAAACCAAGCGTACCATTCAGTTTGTTGATTGGTGCCCCACTGGTTTCAAGGTTGGCATCAACTACCAGCCCCCGACTGTGGTACCAGGCGGTGACCTCGCCAAGGTGCAACGTGCCGTCTGCATGTTGTCGAACACCACTGCCATCGCCGAAGCCTGGGCCCGTCTTGACCACAAGTTCGACTTGATGTACGCCAAGCGTGCCTTCGTCCATTGGTACGTTGGAGAAGGTATGGAAGAAGGAGAGTTCTCCGAGGCTCGTGAGGATCTCGCTGCCCTCGAGAAAGACTACGAGGAGGTCGGTATGGACTCCGCAGAAGGTGAAGGAGAAGGTGCCGAGGAATACTAAACTGGCATTTTGAtaccaagaattttttttttgcaataaaGAATCTGATTTCTATCAGCAACACTTTGTGTGTGTGTCCTTTAATAGAAACAATACCAATCCTTTATTCGGAACCTTCGTTATTGTCCCTATAATTCGTCTGTCGCAGAAATATTAGTATGTTACAGAAAGATTTTTTTGTAACAGATATCACAGTATGAGAAAGcggtttataaaatataatattttatatagttcaattttatattttatacaatgAATTTGATAAATATACATGCATCGTTTGAAGGCGGTTTttgttattatataattatttcgTACTCGTCTTCGTCTATGTCTATATCGTGATAGAAATGAATGAACTCGTCAAGGTCCTCTTCATCTTCGTCATCATCGTCTATTATTCCTTGATATAGCAAGTTGTAGCACTTGGAATCCACGTTTCGAAAGTGCTCGTACGGCGACGAGTGGTCGAGTATGGTGCTGCACAACCAGCAGAAGTATGTGTTGCATCGCCAGCATGTCATCTTATTGCACCCAGTTGATTTCTACGAATAAGTTAAATGTATCACAAACGGCGTGCTTGAACTCAGTTTTGGaacaaagttatttcaaataatgatAACGATAGTTATTTCAATTGTGAAAACTTTGTATCTTCAGAGTCACAGTTATAAGGAtgcgtgtccatttgagagtaaaactgtcgcgagttactttCGAGaatcaaattcgtcagtgttttatttcgcACGAATTTAAGAGTGCTATCGGAGAGAGCTATTcgtttcgtgcaaaataaaacactgacgaatttgattCTCGaaagtaactcgcgacagttttactctcaaacgGATACGCACCCTAAAAGAGGTACTACGTTCTTTGTAGTTTTCCGAACGTATTAGATCACAAGactacacaagtaattatgattGTAATTATATCGTGCTTGGTATCATTTGAATCAGTAAAACGAAGCGATTACAATGGAAAATgtgtcataaaaaaaaataaaaaaaattaggaaagttgcaatcttttgctgtGCTTGCATTTTGCTCCGTTCTAAGGGGGATACCCCAGTGTTAGGGATAAAATTTTAACAGTTACGCTAGAGATCTTTTTCACAGATACAGAGAGAATACTAAAATATGAATTATACTAATATGAATAAATCATTCGTTATTtgaataatgcccaactctgctttaaCTATACGGGCATAAATAAGTTGCTGTACCTCGATGTGAACATTGCATTTCGGACATCTTTGACTGTTGCTCTTGATCCAGTTCTCGGACATCGTGGTTTCAACCAACACTTGCAGTTGCTTTTTACCATAACGTTGCTCCAATTGAAGTTTACGATCGTTAGAGGCTTCTTGATACTCGGTCACTAACTGATGTGTTTGAGCTACAATAATATATACAGGTTGTTCAAAATTAAATGGACACCCTTTGAAAGCTAACGTCTAAACAACATTTCATTGACATTACTGTTGCTcggaatttcgaagaaaaaagtgaaggtcatgATTCTTAACTTTTTTATCGGTgcctataataaaaattttaaatatgacTTTTGTATAACTAAGATACTTATACATGCACAATGATCTATAATATGACTTTCATATGACCTTGATGACGGTATCAAAAATAGATGATTATATGactttcacgtgaccttgaTAACGATAACGCAAACATtagaaaatatatgaaaaaatatcGATGGCCTTGAAACCTCGAGTAATGTGACCTTGaagaaatttgtttgtttatcaCAATATTTTTGCTTCAAATAATTATCAGGTGACAAGTTATAGATTCTACAATATTAAACTCCACAGATTCATAATCGAAATGGCTCCTCAATCATTACATAATTTGTAGaaacatacctgaatatattttgCATGGTTCTATGCCATGATACACCATTTTACAGAAAATGCAAAACGCGTATCTACATACTGGACAGTTCGCCATTTGTTCGTTCGGTTCGCAACTGACTGGATATTGACAATTGCGTCGTGGGCAGTACATTATGTCCATCATAGTATCCAACGTACTATTTAACAGCAGAGAATCATACTTCGCGAACAACTCTGAACTTAACATATCTTTAATCTAAACATTCCAAGTACAATAAGTAACTGTATAAATttcatgtaataataataaaaatttcattcgcgGATAACGAAGAGAACAGATTACCTGAGCAGGAGATGCTTCGGAAGTGCACTTCTCTTCGGgacaacaaatattttgcacgTTTCCGTCTTTGATTCTCGCTTCTAAGTAACCAGTTATACAATCTTTACAAAATACGTGAGCGCACGGCATAAATTGTGTACAGTGTTTCCCCATCTTGTCCAGAAAACATATCTTACAAGCATAGAAATTCCTCTCGAACTCGATCTGATTGCGCTTGTCATTATAATCGATTAATGCTTGAATAGGGTTTTTCCCGATTGGGCCATTTAAACTAGCTCTCTTGTCATTGCCCTTATGTATAAAATTCTTTTTGCTCAAACATTGAGCGGGAACTTCTGTTTTCGGTTTGCTCTTTGCACTGTCCACAGTGTGTTCATTTTCTATGCTGTCTATGACTTTATTCTTTTGAACGTTCTGCGCTTTCTCCAGAGTCTCTTGGTAACACGTATAAGCACTGCTCATATCGATATGctcctgcatatttaaaaattctaaacTTTCGTCATGTAAAAAGCCTACCCATGTAAACAAAATTTCTTGTCCCTTGTTCTCCTCCCACAGCTGATCTAATCTTTTACATAATTCAGCTAACGATTGGGAACCTAACCAAGACGAATGCAAAGTGACTATCGGTGGCGACGTTGAAGGATAATCTTCTGGTAAGGTAACGTGCAACGTCAAAGGTGGTAAATGAGATATATTGATCTTCTGCAGAGATTCCTCCGTAAGCCTGTTATCTTTGTACGTAACATAGTAGTCTACCGGGAGATTTATAAATATCTTGAAACTGCATTGGTGACGACTGTTCTCCTCATGATGAGAAAACTCTTCTGCATTGTAGATACTTTCCAACGCGATAATCTCATCTTTCTGCTTCTCACTATCCATTAATTCTATTTAATTAATCGACAGCAGAAAAATACCAAAGTTGGCTATAGTCTGTTAACACTGAAAAGTAGAAAACAATTATAAGTCCATTAGTAATATATATTAGTTCTTCCAGATTTTAACAGCCAAACTTTaccaaaaatagaaaatataaaggAACGAACAGATGGATTAAATGTAAATCGTACTCATCCATTCTTACAACTACATTTTTGTCACAACTTTTCACCAAAGCTCTGAAAGACTTACGTTTATATTAAATTCTGTTCTTGCTTAAATCTACAGAATATACAAATCAAATTTGACTGTTATAATCTGTGCATTTTTTACAATCAATACATCGAATTACGTTTAATTACAACCAAAAGAAGAAGTTTTATTTACAAGTTATAGGTTACACAACACAAATAATAAATTTGACGTATCGGCTACAATTATGAAAATGTAAACATACAATTAAAGCTAACATGAATTTTCGAATACGGTTATCGAAATGAGAAAATACAAAGGTATTATAATGAAAAGTAGTTGTTTCGTAATAACAACGTGATATTACCTTATTCATGTTCATTCACTTTACCaacaaatatgtatatatatatatgtgtgtggaTTGTTTCAGACGTTCATTGGAAACGAACGACAGAATGAAGGTAAAATTGTTAAAGCTTTTCACCGTATTAGGGACTATGCAATTTGAGGAACTTTCGCGCACGATGGGTGTAATCGAACTAATTTTTTCGAATGTGAAATACTTGAGAGAATTCAACGTACAAAAGAATATAATATGTACACATAAAAATATGCTCCGATTAAGATTCTGCGATTTTCTATTACAATTTCACAGGTTTAGTAACCGAATAATTTTAGAGCTGATTCGTTCTCGTGCTTCTGCATCGTGACCGCAACTACATATTTATTAGCGCGCCTAATGTATTTTGATTTCCAAAAAATGTGAAACTGCCAGGGGATGATTTTTTTCTTACGTCAAATTGGATGCGTGTCGCTACAGTCGTACCATTTGATTCAAAAAGTGACATATAAATGGCAAGGCAACCGACTCCTCGTAATATCGCGTAATTAGGAAAGCTGAGCAAGACGTTAGAGAGCAGCAAAGACGTATTGATTTAAAAGGCGGTTCTAGCTtagcaaaaatgaaaaatattaatttttgcaaTCACGCTTATTTTTCCGTCAAAGATATTCAGAGTAATTTATTCTTAATCGTCAATTAATTGATTATAAGTTTACAAACCACGTAAGTTTAGCTAGAATCCACAAAATAGTGGGGATAGTAACGTGCCGCAAAGGAGACCTCGGAAACGCGACATTACGGAGGGAAATCTGCATATCTGTTGTCAACCACGTTGATCGGCTGTTTTGTACATATGTTCTGTTGTGTTTTCCGGAcagttttttccaaaatcctctGACATGAAGCACAGTGACGACGCTTGGGAATTTTTCTTccctttattaattaatttcggGATGTCCTGTGTCGCGTATCTTTTGACTGTACGCCTAATACCGCGgataaaaaatatgtttattaaAGCTAACCTATACGGGACTGACATGAACAAAAGTACTGGTGAAAAAGTGTAAGTCAGACTTTGATAACACATGACATTCACGTGTGATACTCTTTTCGTCTATGGACACAGGTAATTTGTACATTAAACGTTCTTTTATAGGCCGGAGGCGTTAGGTGTTGT
It contains:
- the LOC143355663 gene encoding tubulin alpha-1 chain, which gives rise to MRECISVHVGQAGVQIGNACWELYCLEHGIQPDGQMPSDKTIGGGDDSFNTFFSETGAGKHVPRAVFIDLEPTVVDEVRTGTYRQLFHPEQLITGKEDAANNYARGHYTIGKEIVDLVLDRIRKLSDQCTGLQGFLIFHSFGGGTGSGFTSLLMERLSVDYGKKSKLEFAIYPAPQVSTAVVEPYNSILTTHTTLEHSDCAFMVDNEAIYDICRRNLDIERPTYTNLNRLIGQIVSSITASLRFDGALNVDLTEFQTNLVPYPRIHFPLVTYAPVISAEKAYHEQLSVSEITNACFEPANQMVKCDPRHGKYMACCMLYRGDVVPKDVNAAIATIKTKRTIQFVDWCPTGFKVGINYQPPTVVPGGDLAKVQRAVCMLSNTTAIAEAWARLDHKFDLMYAKRAFVHWYVGEGMEEGEFSEAREDLAALEKDYEEVGMDSAEGEGEGAEEY
- the LOC143355662 gene encoding E3 ubiquitin-protein ligase RNF14 gives rise to the protein MDSEKQKDEIIALESIYNAEEFSHHEENSRHQCSFKIFINLPVDYYVTYKDNRLTEESLQKINISHLPPLTLHVTLPEDYPSTSPPIVTLHSSWLGSQSLAELCKRLDQLWEENKGQEILFTWVGFLHDESLEFLNMQEHIDMSSAYTCYQETLEKAQNVQKNKVIDSIENEHTVDSAKSKPKTEVPAQCLSKKNFIHKGNDKRASLNGPIGKNPIQALIDYNDKRNQIEFERNFYACKICFLDKMGKHCTQFMPCAHVFCKDCITGYLEARIKDGNVQNICCPEEKCTSEASPAQIKDMLSSELFAKYDSLLLNSTLDTMMDIMYCPRRNCQYPVSCEPNEQMANCPVCRYAFCIFCKMVYHGIEPCKIYSAQTHQLVTEYQEASNDRKLQLEQRYGKKQLQVLVETTMSENWIKSNSQRCPKCNVHIEKSTGCNKMTCWRCNTYFCWLCSTILDHSSPYEHFRNVDSKCYNLLYQGIIDDDDEDEEDLDEFIHFYHDIDIDEDEYEIII